In Mangrovivirga cuniculi, the following proteins share a genomic window:
- a CDS encoding APC family permease, producing MGTSENKTNNDNTGLKRSLTLSQLVFYGVGTILGLGIYVLLGKVAGKAGMMAPISFLVAAILATFTGISYGELSARIPKSAGEVNYVDRAFNIKIVSSIVGWLIVLSAIVSTATVVNGYTGYVHVFIEQLPDWIIITTIVLILGGIAIWGITESALTITIITIIEICGILIVIFISGDNLTSFPERWPEIVPGFNLTDWKAVMLGAFLAFFTFIGFQDMVNVAEESKNPEKDMPRAILISLSILVLLYMLVATIAALGLSPEELGESEAPLADILAKEGSGYPKIISGISLIAIINGVLVQIVMIARVLYGMSEKNMAPKLFGKVNQKTHTPIWSTVISTMVILVLALLFNLESLAKATNYILIVVFIMINLALWKIKTKDKHPEGIKTYPIIIPILGAVLSFAVLVFQFIQDLS from the coding sequence ATGGGCACCTCAGAAAATAAAACCAATAACGATAATACCGGCCTCAAAAGAAGCTTGACACTGTCTCAGCTTGTATTTTATGGGGTCGGTACTATTTTAGGGCTTGGGATCTATGTTCTTCTGGGAAAAGTAGCAGGAAAAGCTGGAATGATGGCTCCAATATCATTTCTTGTTGCTGCGATTCTGGCAACATTTACAGGGATATCATATGGTGAATTATCTGCCAGAATTCCAAAAAGTGCAGGAGAGGTTAATTATGTTGATCGTGCTTTTAATATAAAAATAGTTTCTTCCATTGTCGGTTGGCTTATAGTTTTATCAGCTATCGTATCTACAGCTACGGTAGTAAATGGATATACCGGGTATGTTCATGTTTTTATTGAGCAATTACCCGACTGGATTATAATTACTACAATTGTTCTCATTCTTGGAGGAATAGCGATCTGGGGCATTACTGAATCTGCTTTAACTATTACCATTATCACGATTATCGAAATCTGTGGTATTTTGATCGTCATATTTATTTCCGGTGATAATTTGACATCATTTCCTGAAAGGTGGCCGGAAATAGTGCCGGGTTTTAATCTTACTGACTGGAAGGCTGTGATGCTGGGTGCATTCCTTGCCTTTTTTACTTTTATCGGTTTCCAGGATATGGTTAATGTTGCTGAGGAATCAAAGAATCCAGAAAAAGATATGCCCAGGGCAATTTTGATTTCATTGAGTATACTGGTTTTACTTTATATGCTGGTAGCAACCATAGCTGCTTTAGGATTAAGCCCTGAAGAATTAGGTGAAAGTGAAGCACCTCTTGCTGATATTCTGGCTAAGGAAGGTAGTGGCTATCCAAAAATTATTTCCGGGATTAGTTTAATAGCCATAATCAATGGTGTCCTGGTTCAAATCGTAATGATAGCCAGGGTCTTATATGGAATGTCGGAAAAGAATATGGCTCCGAAACTTTTCGGGAAAGTGAATCAGAAAACCCATACCCCGATATGGTCTACCGTCATATCGACTATGGTTATTTTAGTACTTGCTCTTTTATTTAATTTAGAGTCTTTAGCTAAAGCGACAAATTACATTTTGATCGTTGTTTTTATTATGATCAACCTGGCCCTTTGGAAAATCAAAACAAAAGACAAACACCCAGAGGGAATTAAAACGTACCCTATAATTATTCCCATTCTCGGAGCAGTCTTGAGTTTTGCTGTCCTTGTATTTCAGTTTATTCAGGATTTGTCTTAA
- a CDS encoding DUF302 domain-containing protein, which translates to MKYYYNTTLENKDFDEVIDLVTAHLKEEGFGVLTEIDVKSTLKKKLDVDFKKYRILGACNPEFAHKALQAEDKIGVLLPCNVIVEENDNGSIEVSAVDPVTSMGAVENDKLNNIAGEVRSRLQKVIKELN; encoded by the coding sequence ATGAAATATTATTATAACACAACTTTAGAAAATAAGGATTTTGACGAGGTTATAGACCTTGTTACAGCACATTTAAAAGAGGAAGGCTTTGGTGTGCTTACTGAAATTGATGTCAAATCAACATTGAAAAAGAAATTAGATGTCGACTTTAAAAAGTATAGAATTTTAGGTGCTTGCAATCCTGAATTCGCTCATAAAGCCTTGCAAGCTGAAGATAAAATTGGAGTTTTACTACCATGTAATGTTATCGTTGAAGAAAATGATAATGGGTCAATAGAAGTTTCAGCGGTAGATCCGGTTACTTCAATGGGAGCTGTTGAAAATGATAAGCTAAATAATATAGCCGGAGAGGTGAGATCCAGGCTTCAAAAAGTTATTAAAGAATTAAATTAG
- a CDS encoding fatty acid desaturase family protein produces the protein MIRYKFSRTINKEFSAEIKKNVNEYFKKNQLKKTGNNTVLFKTIFALSVYLVPFILMLTGVIQNPILMFGAWITMGLGMAFIGTSVMHDALHGSLSGKKMLNNLLGLTAPLMGVDGRLWQLQHNVLHHTYTNIEDADEDIQPRYVLRFTPNQPRRWFHRYQHIYAIFLYSISTIQWMAIKDYIKVFNYRRKGLIKSNKEVAIRMTKIIISKIFYLGVFLVLPIVLFSTPAWLTVLMFLTMHAVAGLSLSLIFQPAHVVPTSDFVMQDEQMIEENWSVHQILTTSNFAMNNKVLSYFIGGLNYQIEHHLFPYVCHVHYPEISRIIQKTTEKYNLPYFYEKSFTSALISHFKLLKTLGRQDKIKPDYELRMAA, from the coding sequence ATGATTAGATACAAATTTTCAAGAACAATTAACAAGGAGTTTTCTGCCGAGATCAAGAAAAATGTCAACGAATACTTCAAAAAGAATCAATTAAAGAAAACGGGGAATAATACAGTTTTATTCAAAACTATTTTTGCTTTATCTGTATATCTTGTTCCTTTCATTTTAATGCTTACCGGTGTCATTCAAAATCCGATATTAATGTTTGGAGCATGGATCACTATGGGCTTAGGCATGGCATTTATTGGGACATCTGTAATGCACGATGCTTTACATGGGTCATTGTCCGGAAAGAAAATGCTAAATAATTTACTTGGACTTACTGCTCCACTAATGGGCGTGGATGGAAGGCTATGGCAATTACAACATAATGTCCTTCACCATACATATACCAATATCGAAGATGCTGATGAAGATATCCAGCCAAGATATGTATTAAGGTTTACACCTAATCAGCCAAGAAGATGGTTTCACAGATATCAGCATATTTATGCTATATTTCTTTATAGTATTTCTACTATTCAATGGATGGCGATTAAAGATTATATCAAAGTATTTAACTATCGCAGAAAAGGTCTTATAAAATCCAATAAGGAAGTTGCTATCAGAATGACGAAGATAATTATTTCAAAGATATTTTATCTTGGAGTCTTCCTGGTTTTACCTATTGTATTATTCAGCACACCAGCCTGGTTAACTGTTTTGATGTTTTTGACAATGCACGCTGTAGCAGGATTATCACTCAGCCTGATTTTCCAGCCAGCTCATGTGGTTCCAACTTCAGATTTCGTGATGCAGGATGAGCAAATGATTGAAGAAAACTGGTCTGTACACCAGATCTTAACAACTTCAAATTTCGCAATGAATAACAAGGTCCTTTCTTATTTTATCGGAGGACTTAATTATCAAATAGAGCACCATTTATTTCCTTATGTATGTCATGTGCATTATCCGGAAATATCCAGAATTATTCAAAAGACAACTGAGAAATATAACTTGCCTTATTTTTATGAGAAAAGTTTCACATCTGCATTAATAAGTCATTTTAAACTACTTAAAACGCTGGGAAGGCAAGACAAAATTAAGCCTGACTATGAGTTAAGAATGGCAGCTTAA